The nucleotide sequence ATGCCGGGTCGAGGCGAATATCGAGCGCATCCTGCTGCTACTGGAAGCGCGGCGCATCCACGCCACCTTTTTTACCCTGGGCTGGATCGCCGAGCGCTATCCGGCCATGCTGCGCCGCGTAGCGGCCGCCGGACACGAAGTGGCCAGCCACGGCTACGCCCACCTGCGCGCCTGCGATCAGTCAGCCGCGCAGTTTGCCGACGATGTGCGCCACAGCAAGGCCATCCTGGAACAGCTGACGGGGCAGGCCGTGCGCGGCTACCGGGCGCCCAGCTTTTCCATCGGCGCGGCCAATCTGTGGGCCTTCGACGTGCTGCAGGAAGCGGGCTACCGCTACAGTTCCAGCATCTACCCGATCCGCCACGACCACTACGGCATGCCAGATGCTCCCCGCTTCGCCTGGCGTCCGCGGGGGCCGCATGGCGTGCTGGAATTGCCTGTCAGCACCGTGCGCCTGCACGGGCGCAACGTACCGGCCGGTGGCGGTGGCTATTTTCGCCTGATGCCGTATGGACTGTCGCGCTGGCTTTTGCGACGCATCAATTCGCGCGACGGGCAAGCTGGCATATTCTATTTTCATCCCTGGGAACTCGATCCCGGCCAGCCGCGCCCTCCCGGCCTGAGCGCGAGGACGCGCTTTCGCCACTACCTGAACCTGGGGCGCATGGAAGCGCGGCTGGCGCGCCTGACGGGCGACTTCGCCTGGGACCGCATGGACCGTATATTTCTGGAAGGCACATGATGCACGAAGCCAGCCGTCCTCCCGACCCGGCGCCGTCCAGCGCTGCCATTGCCGTGCGCTCGCTGCAGGCGCATGAGCATGCGCGCTGGGATGCCTTTGTCGACGCCTGTCCCGACGCCACCTTCTTTCACCGGGCAGGCTGGAAAATCATCATGGAGCAAGGCTTCGGGCACGACAGCCATTTCCTGTACGCGGAACAGGACGGGCGCATCGCCGGCGTGCTGCCGCTGGCCCATGTGCGCAGCCGCCTGTTCGGCACGTCCCTCGTCTCGCTGCCGTTTTGCGTATACGGCGGCATCGCCGGCGGCAGCCCGGCCGTGCGGCTGGCCCTCGACGACGCGGCGCAGGCGCTGGCGCGGCGTCACGGCGTGGGGCACCTGGAATACCGCTGGCGCGAGGTGGAAGAAAATGCGCCGGAAAGCGCCGATGCATGCTGGCTGCAGAAACCCCTGTACGCCACCTTCCGCCGCCCTCTGCGCGTTGATGCCGAACAGAATCTGCTGGCGATACCGCGCAAGCAGCGCGCCGTCGTGCGCAAGGCCATGTCGGCCGGCCTGCACAGCAGCATCGAGCATGACCTCAGCCTTTTCTACCCGATCTACGCGGCCAGCGTGCACCGGCTGGGCACGCCCGTCTTCGCGCGCCGCCATTTTTCCCTGCTGCGCACGGTCTTCGGCACCGATTGCGACATCCTCACCGTGTATCACGGCCAGCAGGCGCAGGCCAGTGTGCTGCTTTTCTATTTCCGCGATGAAGTGCTGCCGTATTACGGCGGCGGCACGCCGCTGGCGCGCAGCACGGGTGCCAACGACTTCATGTACTGGGAAACGATGCGCCGCGCCTGCGAACGCGGCTGCCACCTGTTCGATTTCGGCCGCAGCAAGCTGGGTACCGGTGCATACGACTTCAAGAAGAACTGGGGTTTTACGCCGCAGCCCTTGCCGTACGCCTACCAGCTCGTGCGTGCCAAGGCCTTGCCGGAAGTGAACCCGCTCAATCCCAGGTACGCACTGTTCATTCGCGCCTGGCGCCACCTGCCGCTACCACTGGCCAATCTGCTGGGGCCGCACATCGTGCGGCAGCTGGGCTAAGCAACCGGACACACTATGCGCGAACTTCTATTCCTCGCCCACCGCCTGCCGTATCCGCCCAACAAGGGCGACAAGATACGCTCGTGGCACATGCTGCAGTACCTGAGCCGGCATTTCCGCGTGCACCTGGGCTGTTTCATCGACGATGACGACGACTGGCAGCATGCGAAGACCGTGGCCGCCCTGTGCGCCAGCACGCACTTCATCGGCTTGCGGCGCGGCGCAGCCCGCTGGCGCGCCATGCAGGCGCTGCTGTCGCGGCAAGCCATGAGCGTGCATTACTACCGCGATGCGCGCCTGCGGCAATGGGTCGATGGCCTGCTAGCGGGCGGCAAGGTGCACCACGCGCTGGCCTTTTCCGGCCCCATGGCGCAATACATCGACGGCAGCGCGGGCCGCGCCCTGCACCGCGTGATCGATTTCGTCGATGTCGATTCCGATAAATGGCGGCAGTACGGCGACAGCAAGCCCTGGCCCATGTCGCTGCTGTACCGGCGCGAAGCACAGCTGCTGCTGCAATACGAGCGCCATATCGCCCAGCAGTTCACGGCCGCCAGCTTCGTCTCGCCGGCCGAAGCGGCCCTGTTCCGCCAGTGCGCGCCGATGGCGCGGCGCAAGACGGGCCATGTCAATAATGGCGTCGACACGGCGTATTTCGCGCCCATGCCGGCCCAGCCCGGCGTGTATCCACCCGGCGTGCAGGCGCTGGTGTTTACGGGCGCCATGGATTACTGGCCGAACATCGACGCCGTGCAATGGTTCGTGCGCCACGTCTGGCCCGCGCTGCGGCGCCAGTTTCCCCAGTTGCAGTTCTATATCGTCGGCAGCGCGCCCGTGCCCGCCGTGACGGCGCTGGCCAGGGTGGCCGGCGTGGTGGTGACGGGCAAGGTGCCCGACATCCGTCCTTATCTGGCCGGCGCGGCGCTGGCTGTGGCGCCCCTGCGCATCGCCCGGGGCGTGCAGAACAAGGTGCTGGAAGCGATGGCGATGGGCAAGATCGTGCTGGCCACGCCGCAGGCGCTCGAAGGCATCACGGCCCAGCCCGGCCTGGAACTGCTGCTGGCGCGCGACGATGCGGAATTCATCCACCATGCCACGCGCATGCTGCGCAATGCCCGCAGCGGCGCTGCCGAAGGACGTGGCGCGGCCATGGGCGCAGCGGCGCGCCAGCTGGTCTTGCAGGATTACGACTGGGAACGCAATTTGCGCAGCTTGGGCGCCATGCTGGGCCTGCCTGACGAGGCCGCAGCCGGAGCGGGAGCCAGCACCGACGCCGCGCCGACGCTGCCCGTGGGGGTACCATCCACATGAGTTTGCAGCTCGACCGGGTCGCCCCCATGCCGGACGCGGCCGTCCTGCCGCATGGGCATCATGGCCAGGGCCAGGGCCAGGCCGCCCTGGCTGCCCTGCCGCTGGCCCTGGCCGCCATCGTGCTGCTGTACCACGCCACTTTCTGGTCGATGGTGGAATTGTGGGTCCGCTCGCAGACCTTCGCGCACGGTTTCCTGATCGTGCCCATCAGTTGCTGGCTGGCCTGGCGCCAGCGCGCCCGCCTGGCCGCGCTGGTGCACCAGCCATCACGGCTAGGCTTGCCGCTGCTGGGGGCGCTGGGCCTGGCCTGGCTGCTGGCCGACGCAGCCAATGTGCCCGTGGTGGAACAATATGCCGCCACGGCCATGCTGCCCGCCTGCGTGCTGGCCATCCTCGGCTGGCCGGCCGTGCGCCTGCTGGCCTTCCCGCTGGCGTACCTGTTTCTCGCCGTGCCGTTTGGCGAAGTCTTCCTGGCACCCCTGATCGATTTCACGGCCGCCTTCACGGTGACCGCGCTGCAATGGACGGGCGTGCCCGTGTTTCGCGATGGTAGTAATTTTTCGTTGCCTACCGGTAACTGGTCGGTGGTCGAAGCGTGCAGCGGCTTGCGCTACCTGATCGCCGCACTGGCCCTGGGCGCCCTGTACGCCCATGTGCACTTTCACAGCATGGGGCGACGCCTGGCCGTCATGGCCGCCGCCCTGCTCGTACCCATCCTGGCCAATGGCGTGCGCGCCTACCTGATCGTGATGCTGGGTCACCTGAGCAATATGCGCCTGGCCGTGGGCGTCGACCACCTGATCTATGGCTGGCTGTTTTTCGGCGTGGTGGTGCTGCTGCTATTCTGGCTGGCCGCGCGCTGGCGCGAATTGCCGCCAGCGCGCGCCGCACTCCCCCCCACCCTGCCCGTGTACCCGGGCGCTGGCGTGCCCGGCATGCGCGCCACCATCCGCGCGAGCGTGGCCTGCCTGCTGCTGGCGGCGGTGTGGCCGGCGCTTGCCCTGGCCAGCCATCGCCACGACGGCGCCAAGGCGCCAGGTTCCCCCGTTGTGCTGTCCTTACCCGACCCGCCTGCCTGGCGGCGCCTGCACGACGCGGCGTCGGGCGGGCCGATCTGGCAGGCGCCGTATGCGGGCGCGCCCGCGCGGTTTGCCGCCACCTATACGCGCCAGACAGACGACGGCGCGCAGGTGAGGCTGCAATTGCGCTGGTATGCGCGCCAGATGCGCGATGCCGAACTGCTGACGCACCTATCCTCGCCATACGGCGCGCGCTGGTTGGCGCTGGCGCAGCGCGTGCAAGACGTCACCCTGGCCAGCGGCGCTCTGGCCGTGCGCGAAAGCGTGCTGGGGCACGGCGGTGAACGACTGCTGGTGTGGCGCGTCTACCGCCAGGGCGGCGTCGTCACGGCCCGGCCCGTGCTGGTGAAACTGCTGCTGGCGCAAGCCAAGCTGCTGGGCAGGCGACAGGATGGCGCCGACATCATCGTCTCTGCCGCCTACGATGAGCTGGCGCCGCCACCGCGCGCACGCTTGCAAGCCTTCCTGCGGGCAGCAATGCCCGTCATCGAACGACGCTTGCAGGAGCTGCCACATGGCCCCTGACCTCGATGCCGGCGGCACCCACGTGGCCGGCGCCGCCCCCCTGATCGTGCACGTGATCCACCAGCTCGACGTGGGCGGGCTGGAAAACGGCCTGGTCAACCTGATCAACCATCTGCCGCCTGAACGCTACCGGCACGCCATCGTCTGCCTGAAGAACGCCACCGCGTTTCGCCAGCGCCTGACCAC is from Janthinobacterium sp. 61 and encodes:
- a CDS encoding TIGR03087 family PEP-CTERM/XrtA system glycosyltransferase, giving the protein MRELLFLAHRLPYPPNKGDKIRSWHMLQYLSRHFRVHLGCFIDDDDDWQHAKTVAALCASTHFIGLRRGAARWRAMQALLSRQAMSVHYYRDARLRQWVDGLLAGGKVHHALAFSGPMAQYIDGSAGRALHRVIDFVDVDSDKWRQYGDSKPWPMSLLYRREAQLLLQYERHIAQQFTAASFVSPAEAALFRQCAPMARRKTGHVNNGVDTAYFAPMPAQPGVYPPGVQALVFTGAMDYWPNIDAVQWFVRHVWPALRRQFPQLQFYIVGSAPVPAVTALARVAGVVVTGKVPDIRPYLAGAALAVAPLRIARGVQNKVLEAMAMGKIVLATPQALEGITAQPGLELLLARDDAEFIHHATRMLRNARSGAAEGRGAAMGAAARQLVLQDYDWERNLRSLGAMLGLPDEAAAGAGASTDAAPTLPVGVPST
- the xrtA gene encoding exosortase A, encoding MSLQLDRVAPMPDAAVLPHGHHGQGQGQAALAALPLALAAIVLLYHATFWSMVELWVRSQTFAHGFLIVPISCWLAWRQRARLAALVHQPSRLGLPLLGALGLAWLLADAANVPVVEQYAATAMLPACVLAILGWPAVRLLAFPLAYLFLAVPFGEVFLAPLIDFTAAFTVTALQWTGVPVFRDGSNFSLPTGNWSVVEACSGLRYLIAALALGALYAHVHFHSMGRRLAVMAAALLVPILANGVRAYLIVMLGHLSNMRLAVGVDHLIYGWLFFGVVVLLLFWLAARWRELPPARAALPPTLPVYPGAGVPGMRATIRASVACLLLAAVWPALALASHRHDGAKAPGSPVVLSLPDPPAWRRLHDAASGGPIWQAPYAGAPARFAATYTRQTDDGAQVRLQLRWYARQMRDAELLTHLSSPYGARWLALAQRVQDVTLASGALAVRESVLGHGGERLLVWRVYRQGGVVTARPVLVKLLLAQAKLLGRRQDGADIIVSAAYDELAPPPRARLQAFLRAAMPVIERRLQELPHGP
- a CDS encoding FemAB family XrtA/PEP-CTERM system-associated protein, which codes for MHEASRPPDPAPSSAAIAVRSLQAHEHARWDAFVDACPDATFFHRAGWKIIMEQGFGHDSHFLYAEQDGRIAGVLPLAHVRSRLFGTSLVSLPFCVYGGIAGGSPAVRLALDDAAQALARRHGVGHLEYRWREVEENAPESADACWLQKPLYATFRRPLRVDAEQNLLAIPRKQRAVVRKAMSAGLHSSIEHDLSLFYPIYAASVHRLGTPVFARRHFSLLRTVFGTDCDILTVYHGQQAQASVLLFYFRDEVLPYYGGGTPLARSTGANDFMYWETMRRACERGCHLFDFGRSKLGTGAYDFKKNWGFTPQPLPYAYQLVRAKALPEVNPLNPRYALFIRAWRHLPLPLANLLGPHIVRQLG
- a CDS encoding XrtA system polysaccharide deacetylase, encoding MTPPAILRNALTIDVEDYFQVSAFAPHIARADWPHLECRVEANIERILLLLEARRIHATFFTLGWIAERYPAMLRRVAAAGHEVASHGYAHLRACDQSAAQFADDVRHSKAILEQLTGQAVRGYRAPSFSIGAANLWAFDVLQEAGYRYSSSIYPIRHDHYGMPDAPRFAWRPRGPHGVLELPVSTVRLHGRNVPAGGGGYFRLMPYGLSRWLLRRINSRDGQAGIFYFHPWELDPGQPRPPGLSARTRFRHYLNLGRMEARLARLTGDFAWDRMDRIFLEGT